From Pandoraea vervacti, the proteins below share one genomic window:
- a CDS encoding TPM domain-containing protein codes for MAAFLQPKRLLWTLWALALASLCWLALPASADALVAVPALSARVTDLTGTLTPEQRGALENQLAQYEQQRGSQIFILMLPSTAPETIDQYSIRVADAWKAGRKGIDDGVILLIAKDNPNDLRKMRIEVGRGVQGSLTDAISGRILRDVMAPYFRQGDFFGGLAAGVAAVQAAMNNEALPAPNLPSTRAPHSDLSDFLPLLFIVFIIAMVVLMESRRRFRGAGLPGADPNDPRSRVLTGQRGRIGPGGWGGIGGGIGGGLGGGWGRNDGGGGFGGGGGFGGGGGFGGGGGGGFDGGGSSGNW; via the coding sequence ATGGCGGCTTTCCTCCAGCCGAAGCGTTTGCTGTGGACCCTGTGGGCGCTTGCGCTGGCGAGTCTGTGCTGGCTGGCGCTGCCGGCCAGCGCCGATGCGCTGGTCGCTGTGCCCGCACTCAGCGCACGCGTGACCGATCTGACCGGCACGCTCACGCCTGAGCAGCGCGGCGCCCTGGAAAACCAGCTCGCGCAGTATGAACAGCAGCGCGGTAGTCAGATCTTCATTCTGATGCTGCCGAGCACGGCGCCCGAGACCATCGATCAGTACAGCATCCGCGTGGCCGACGCATGGAAAGCCGGGCGCAAGGGAATCGATGACGGCGTGATCCTGCTCATCGCGAAGGACAATCCGAACGACCTGCGCAAGATGCGCATCGAAGTCGGTCGCGGCGTACAAGGCTCGCTCACCGACGCCATCTCCGGGCGTATCCTGCGCGATGTCATGGCCCCGTACTTCCGCCAGGGCGACTTCTTCGGCGGACTGGCCGCCGGGGTGGCCGCCGTACAGGCGGCCATGAACAACGAAGCACTGCCCGCACCGAACCTTCCCTCCACGCGCGCGCCGCATTCCGATCTGTCCGATTTCCTGCCGCTGCTCTTTATCGTCTTCATCATTGCGATGGTGGTGCTCATGGAGAGCCGCAGGCGGTTCCGGGGCGCCGGACTCCCGGGCGCGGATCCCAACGACCCTCGCTCGCGGGTGCTCACCGGGCAGCGCGGACGCATCGGCCCCGGTGGCTGGGGCGGCATTGGCGGTGGCATCGGCGGCGGTCTCGGCGGGGGATGGGGACGTAACGACGGGGGCGGCGGCTTCGGCGGCGGTGGTGGTTTCGGCGGCGGTGGTGGTTTCGGCGGCGGTGGCGGCGGTGGATTCGACGGCGGCGGCTCGTCGGGAAATTGGTGA
- a CDS encoding LemA family protein: MQTLLPIKLRQSFLRWLALGLLASLLSACGYNEIQVKDEAVKASWSEVVNQYQRRADLVPNLVNTVKGYASHEQATLTEVINARAKATSITVTPETLNDPEAFKRFQQAQGELSGALSRLMAVSENYPNLKADGLFRDLQSQLEGTENRITVARNRYIQAVQDYNVYVRQFPNNLTAKVFGYATKPNFTVENEKAISTAPAVKF, from the coding sequence ATGCAGACGTTGCTGCCGATCAAGCTCCGCCAATCGTTCCTGCGCTGGCTTGCGCTGGGACTGCTCGCGTCGTTGCTGTCCGCCTGCGGATACAACGAAATTCAGGTCAAGGACGAAGCGGTCAAGGCGTCCTGGAGCGAAGTCGTGAACCAGTACCAGCGACGCGCCGACCTGGTGCCGAATCTGGTCAATACCGTGAAGGGCTATGCGTCTCACGAGCAAGCCACGCTCACGGAAGTCATCAATGCGCGCGCCAAGGCGACGAGCATTACGGTCACGCCGGAGACGCTCAACGATCCGGAAGCGTTCAAGCGTTTCCAGCAGGCGCAGGGCGAGCTCTCCGGTGCGCTGTCGCGCTTGATGGCCGTCTCGGAGAACTACCCGAACCTGAAGGCTGACGGGCTGTTCCGGGACCTGCAATCGCAGCTCGAAGGCACGGAAAACCGCATTACGGTGGCACGCAACCGCTACATTCAGGCGGTGCAGGACTACAACGTGTACGTGCGTCAGTTCCCCAACAATCTGACGGCGAAGGTGTTCGGCTACGCCACCAAACCGAATTTCACGGTGGAGAACGAAAAGGCTATCTCCACGGCCCCGGCCGTCAAGTTCTGA
- the hemL gene encoding glutamate-1-semialdehyde 2,1-aminomutase produces MSETTTNAALFERAQQTIPGGVNSPVRAFRSVGGTPRFIARAQGPYMWDAEGVRYIDYIGSWGPMIVGHLHPEVVAAVQAAMSQGFSFGAPTQAEVVMAEEICRLVPSIEQVRLVSSGTEATMSALRLARGFTGRNKIVKFEGCYHGHADSLLVKAGSGLLTFADSTRNAPSSAGVPQEVTRDTLVLEYNNVDQLRELFAGQGSEIAAVIVEPVAGNMNLVRGSRHFLQTLRELCTAHGAVLIFDEVMCGFRVGLGGAQALYGITADLTCLGKVIGGGMPAAAFGGRRDIMSHLAPLGGVYQAGTLSGNPLAVAAGLATLKLIQAPGFYEDLAKRTSKLVTGLVDAAQAAGVAFSGDSVGGMFGLYFRASVPQSFAEVTTSDVARFNKFFHAMLDRGVYLAPSAFEAGFVSATHDDAIIDATLDAARDAFGTIA; encoded by the coding sequence ATGTCCGAAACCACGACCAATGCCGCACTTTTCGAGCGCGCCCAGCAAACCATTCCCGGCGGTGTGAACTCGCCCGTGCGTGCCTTCCGATCGGTGGGCGGCACACCGCGCTTCATCGCCCGCGCGCAAGGTCCCTACATGTGGGACGCCGAGGGCGTGCGCTACATCGATTACATCGGTTCGTGGGGACCGATGATCGTGGGTCACCTGCATCCGGAAGTCGTCGCTGCCGTGCAGGCGGCCATGTCGCAAGGCTTCAGCTTCGGCGCGCCGACGCAGGCCGAGGTCGTGATGGCCGAGGAAATCTGCCGTCTCGTGCCGTCCATCGAGCAAGTGCGTCTGGTGTCCTCAGGCACGGAAGCGACCATGAGCGCGCTGCGTCTGGCGCGCGGCTTCACGGGCCGCAACAAGATCGTCAAGTTCGAAGGCTGCTATCACGGTCACGCCGACAGCCTGCTGGTCAAGGCCGGCTCGGGCCTGCTCACGTTCGCCGATTCGACGCGCAATGCACCGTCCTCGGCCGGTGTGCCGCAGGAAGTCACCCGCGACACGCTCGTGCTGGAGTACAACAACGTCGATCAGTTGCGTGAACTGTTTGCGGGTCAGGGCAGCGAGATTGCCGCGGTGATTGTCGAGCCGGTTGCCGGGAACATGAACCTCGTGCGCGGCTCGCGCCACTTCCTTCAGACATTGCGCGAGTTGTGCACGGCACACGGCGCCGTGCTGATCTTCGACGAAGTGATGTGCGGATTCCGTGTCGGACTGGGCGGCGCGCAGGCGCTTTACGGCATCACGGCCGACCTCACGTGCCTGGGCAAGGTCATCGGCGGCGGCATGCCTGCCGCGGCCTTCGGCGGACGCCGCGACATCATGTCGCATCTGGCGCCGCTCGGCGGCGTCTATCAGGCCGGCACGCTCTCGGGCAACCCGCTGGCGGTGGCCGCCGGTCTGGCCACGCTCAAGCTGATTCAGGCACCGGGCTTCTATGAAGATCTGGCCAAGCGCACCTCGAAGCTCGTGACCGGACTGGTCGACGCCGCGCAGGCCGCGGGCGTGGCGTTCTCCGGCGACAGCGTCGGCGGCATGTTCGGGCTGTATTTCCGCGCCAGCGTGCCGCAAAGCTTCGCCGAAGTCACGACGTCGGACGTGGCGCGCTTCAACAAGTTTTTCCACGCGATGCTCGATCGGGGCGTCTACCTCGCACCGAGCGCGTTCGAAGCGGGCTTCGTGTCCGCCACGCACGACGACGCGATCATCGATGCGACGCTCGACGCGGCGCGCGACGCCTTTGGGACGATTGCGTAA
- the rnk gene encoding nucleoside diphosphate kinase regulator, with protein MSTANSQRPPITVSSLDLDRLYAVIENAPRTALPYVEALETELARASVVDPEQMPADVATMNSVVRYRDLATHQEHRVTLVYPQHLAATENGISVLAPVGSALLGLRVGQSIHWQVPGGHLIELELLGIDYQPEAAGEYHR; from the coding sequence ATGTCCACCGCCAACTCGCAACGTCCTCCGATCACTGTCTCGTCTCTCGACCTCGATCGCCTTTACGCGGTCATCGAGAATGCGCCGCGCACGGCCCTGCCGTATGTGGAGGCACTCGAAACAGAGCTCGCCCGTGCGAGCGTCGTCGATCCGGAGCAAATGCCGGCCGACGTCGCCACGATGAATTCGGTGGTGCGCTATCGCGATCTCGCCACGCATCAGGAGCATCGCGTAACGCTCGTGTATCCGCAGCATCTTGCCGCCACCGAAAACGGTATTTCGGTGCTGGCGCCGGTCGGCAGCGCATTGCTGGGCCTGCGCGTCGGCCAGTCGATTCATTGGCAGGTGCCGGGTGGCCACCTGATCGAGCTCGAACTGCTCGGCATCGATTACCAGCCGGAAGCCGCTGGCGAATATCACCGCTGA
- a CDS encoding phosphatase PAP2 family protein, which yields MDSLNRALFLAINASPTVSEGELALAVFLAKYLILLLPVGLVTLWLAGGRDREGGVHGLLGIGLVLLINFVIGLAWFEPRPFVVGLGTNLLPHAPTSAFPSNHGAILFTAAFVLMGTAARTPRLLGKLLLICALPVCWARIYLGVHWPVDMFGALVVSIVTALIMRTASARETSRIVTAILEGIYRRLMAWPIARGWLRR from the coding sequence ATGGATTCACTCAATCGCGCCCTCTTCCTGGCCATCAATGCCTCGCCGACCGTCAGCGAAGGCGAATTGGCCCTCGCCGTCTTTCTGGCCAAATATCTGATCCTGCTGCTGCCGGTCGGACTCGTCACGCTCTGGCTCGCGGGCGGCCGCGACCGTGAGGGCGGCGTTCATGGCCTGCTGGGCATCGGTCTCGTGTTGCTGATCAACTTCGTTATCGGACTGGCGTGGTTCGAACCCCGCCCGTTCGTTGTCGGGCTCGGCACGAATCTGCTGCCGCATGCGCCGACGAGCGCGTTTCCGAGCAACCACGGCGCGATCCTGTTCACGGCCGCGTTCGTCCTCATGGGCACGGCCGCACGCACACCGCGCCTGCTGGGCAAGTTGCTGCTCATTTGTGCGCTGCCGGTGTGTTGGGCGCGCATCTACCTCGGCGTGCATTGGCCGGTCGACATGTTTGGCGCGCTGGTCGTGTCGATCGTGACCGCGCTCATCATGCGCACTGCCAGCGCAAGGGAGACGAGCCGCATCGTCACGGCGATCCTCGAAGGCATTTATCGACGCCTGATGGCGTGGCCGATTGCGCGCGGCTGGTTGCGTCGCTAA
- the mgtA gene encoding magnesium-translocating P-type ATPase, protein MQQALTLSERLIAVLGARLGLRFFRRRDMLETLDAPAHGHEAPPGLLQAARDTGPDLLARLRTTRSGLSDDEAATVRAHVGLNEVEHEKPLPWWRHLFHCYRNPFNLLLTALAAVSYATDDTEGTIIIASMVIISTVLRFVQEARSNKAAEKLKAMVSTTATVLRRESPAHAATESDTVRQIAPVGRMGREVALAELVPGDIVLLAAGDMIPADVRILSAKDLFVSQSALTGEALPVEKFAHPCESGGSNPLAYDNLAFMGTNVVSGSATAVVVTTGGRTFFGSLAERVTAQQPTVTSFQQGVNRVSWVLIRFMLVMTPIVLLINGFTKHNWLEASLFALSVAVGLTPEMLPMIVTATLAKGAVVLSRKKVIVKRLDAIQNFGAMDVLCTDKTGTLTQDKICLERHTDVWGNFSEYVLEYAYLNSFYQTGLKNLLDVAVLDHAEMHQRLDVVNRYRKIDEIPFDFQRRRMSVVVSENGDHHALICKGAVEEVMAACNRVQHGANIEPLTPDVLARLRRVTADLNAEGLRVVAVATRHLPPVRERYSVADESELVLVGYIAFLDPPKESTSPALAALAASGVHVKVLTGDNDLVTAKVCREVGLTVTGCVLGDDIEAMSDAELAQTVERANVFAKLTPAHKERLVRMLRANGHVVGFMGDGINDAPALRAADIGISVDTAVDIAKEAADLILLEKSLMVLEQGVIEGRRTFANMLKYIKMTASSNFGNVFSVLIASAFLPFLPMLPLQLLTQNLLYDLSQTTIPFDHVDSEQLTHPQRWNPADLSRFMVFFGPISSIFDVLTFVAMWHLFGANSAEHQTLFQSGWFVEGLLSQTLIVHLIRTRRLPFIQSRAAWPLLLMTGAVMLIGIMLPMSPFAETFRMQALPLAYFPMLAAILLAYAVLTQLMKGIFARRFGWQ, encoded by the coding sequence ATGCAACAAGCTCTCACGCTCAGCGAGCGACTGATTGCGGTGCTTGGCGCGCGCCTCGGCCTGCGCTTTTTCCGTCGCCGCGACATGCTCGAAACCCTCGATGCGCCCGCGCACGGCCACGAGGCACCACCGGGTCTGCTTCAGGCGGCCCGCGACACCGGGCCGGATTTGCTCGCCCGCCTGCGCACCACGCGCAGCGGCCTGTCCGATGACGAAGCCGCCACGGTGCGTGCCCACGTCGGTCTCAACGAAGTCGAGCATGAAAAGCCGCTGCCCTGGTGGCGTCATCTCTTTCACTGCTACCGCAACCCGTTCAACCTGTTGCTCACTGCGCTGGCCGCCGTGTCTTACGCGACCGACGACACCGAGGGAACGATCATCATTGCATCGATGGTGATCATTTCCACGGTGTTGCGATTTGTGCAGGAAGCCCGTTCGAACAAGGCCGCGGAAAAGCTCAAGGCCATGGTGAGTACGACGGCGACGGTGTTGCGACGCGAGTCGCCGGCACACGCCGCCACCGAGTCGGACACGGTGCGTCAGATCGCGCCGGTGGGCCGCATGGGGCGGGAGGTCGCGTTGGCCGAACTGGTCCCGGGCGACATCGTGCTGCTCGCCGCCGGCGACATGATTCCGGCCGACGTGCGCATTCTCTCGGCAAAAGACCTGTTCGTCTCACAATCGGCGCTCACGGGCGAAGCGTTGCCCGTCGAGAAATTCGCGCACCCCTGCGAGAGCGGTGGGAGCAATCCGCTCGCATACGACAACCTCGCCTTCATGGGGACGAACGTCGTGAGTGGTTCGGCCACGGCGGTGGTGGTGACCACGGGCGGGCGCACGTTCTTCGGCTCGCTCGCCGAACGGGTGACGGCGCAGCAGCCCACGGTGACCTCCTTCCAGCAAGGGGTGAATCGCGTGTCGTGGGTGCTCATTCGCTTCATGCTCGTGATGACGCCCATCGTTCTGCTCATCAACGGTTTCACGAAGCACAACTGGCTCGAAGCGTCGCTTTTCGCCTTGTCGGTTGCCGTGGGGCTCACGCCCGAAATGCTGCCGATGATCGTCACGGCCACGCTCGCCAAGGGCGCCGTCGTACTCTCGCGCAAGAAGGTCATCGTCAAGCGGCTCGATGCGATCCAGAACTTCGGCGCGATGGACGTGCTGTGCACCGACAAGACGGGCACGCTCACGCAGGACAAGATCTGTCTGGAGCGTCACACCGACGTGTGGGGGAATTTCTCCGAGTACGTGCTCGAGTACGCCTACCTCAACAGCTTCTATCAGACCGGTCTGAAGAACCTGCTCGACGTGGCCGTGCTCGACCATGCCGAGATGCACCAGCGCCTGGACGTGGTCAATCGTTATCGCAAGATCGACGAAATTCCGTTCGACTTTCAGCGTCGCCGCATGTCGGTGGTCGTGAGCGAGAACGGCGATCACCATGCGCTGATCTGCAAGGGCGCCGTGGAAGAGGTGATGGCGGCGTGCAATCGCGTTCAGCACGGCGCGAACATCGAGCCGCTCACGCCCGACGTGCTCGCGCGCCTGCGCCGCGTGACGGCCGACCTGAACGCCGAGGGGTTGCGCGTGGTGGCCGTCGCCACGCGTCACCTGCCGCCCGTGCGCGAGCGATACAGCGTGGCGGACGAAAGCGAACTCGTGCTCGTGGGCTACATCGCCTTCCTCGATCCGCCCAAGGAGTCGACGTCGCCCGCATTGGCGGCGCTCGCCGCGTCGGGCGTGCACGTCAAGGTGCTGACCGGGGACAACGATCTCGTGACGGCCAAGGTCTGCCGCGAAGTCGGTCTGACGGTGACCGGCTGCGTGCTGGGCGACGACATCGAGGCGATGAGCGATGCCGAACTCGCGCAGACGGTCGAGCGCGCAAACGTCTTCGCGAAGCTCACCCCGGCACACAAGGAACGCCTCGTTCGCATGCTGCGTGCAAATGGCCACGTCGTGGGCTTCATGGGTGACGGCATCAACGACGCCCCGGCGCTGCGTGCCGCCGACATCGGCATCTCCGTGGACACGGCGGTGGACATTGCCAAGGAAGCGGCCGACCTGATCCTGCTGGAAAAGAGTCTGATGGTGCTGGAGCAGGGCGTGATCGAGGGGCGTCGCACGTTCGCCAACATGCTCAAGTACATCAAGATGACGGCCAGCTCGAATTTCGGCAATGTCTTCTCGGTGCTGATCGCCAGCGCGTTCCTGCCCTTCCTGCCGATGTTGCCGTTGCAGTTGCTCACGCAGAACCTGCTCTACGATCTGTCGCAGACGACGATTCCGTTCGATCACGTCGATAGCGAACAACTCACGCATCCGCAGCGCTGGAACCCTGCGGACCTGTCGCGCTTCATGGTGTTCTTCGGTCCTATCAGCTCGATCTTCGACGTGTTGACGTTCGTGGCGATGTGGCACCTCTTCGGCGCGAACAGCGCGGAGCATCAGACGCTGTTCCAGTCCGGCTGGTTCGTGGAGGGGCTGCTCTCGCAGACGCTCATCGTCCACCTGATCCGCACGCGCCGTCTGCCGTTCATCCAGAGTCGCGCTGCGTGGCCCTTGCTGCTGATGACGGGCGCGGTGATGCTCATCGGCATCATGCTGCCGATGTCGCCATTCGCCGAGACGTTCCGGATGCAGGCATTGCCGCTCGCCTATTTCCCGATGCTCGCCGCGATCCTGCTGGCCTACGCCGTGCTTACCCAGTTGATGAAGGGCATATTCGCACGACGTTTCGGATGGCAGTAA
- the dapA gene encoding 4-hydroxy-tetrahydrodipicolinate synthase, translating to MNTANFEGVWVPLVTPMTGANGAQIDHNAFARLVDYYLAAGVNGLVVAGTTGEGTLLHDDERRWLVETACHLAHGHAPVLAGVGAADTTNAARQIRSLDDLPLAGYLVPPPYYLRPSQEGILWHYRTLAAGTRKPLVLYNVPLRTGVTLGVETIRELASHESFAAIKECDAHPLTHLPSQVTMRVLCGDDMQILPALQAGAVGCISAAAHVRPDLYLKLVRYVREGDMEHANTLFNGMKPLIRRLFAEPNPVAIKAALTSLGLCSETVRRPLMPCSAGLRKDIDAQLEVTMAF from the coding sequence ATGAACACTGCCAACTTCGAAGGCGTGTGGGTTCCGCTCGTCACGCCCATGACCGGCGCCAATGGCGCCCAGATCGATCACAACGCCTTTGCCCGTCTGGTCGACTACTATCTCGCGGCCGGCGTGAACGGCCTCGTCGTCGCGGGGACCACGGGCGAAGGCACACTCCTGCACGATGACGAGCGGCGCTGGCTCGTAGAGACAGCCTGCCATCTCGCCCACGGCCACGCCCCCGTGCTCGCCGGTGTGGGCGCCGCAGATACGACCAATGCCGCGCGGCAGATCCGCAGTCTGGACGACTTGCCGCTCGCCGGATATCTCGTACCGCCGCCGTATTACCTTCGCCCATCGCAGGAGGGCATTCTCTGGCACTACCGCACGCTCGCCGCAGGTACGCGCAAGCCGCTCGTGCTCTACAACGTGCCGCTGCGCACCGGCGTCACGCTCGGTGTCGAGACGATTCGCGAACTGGCGTCGCACGAATCGTTCGCCGCGATCAAGGAGTGCGATGCGCATCCCCTCACGCACCTGCCATCGCAAGTGACCATGCGCGTGCTGTGCGGCGACGACATGCAGATCCTGCCCGCGCTGCAAGCGGGCGCAGTCGGCTGCATCTCGGCGGCGGCCCACGTTCGGCCCGACCTGTATCTGAAGCTGGTCCGCTACGTACGCGAAGGCGACATGGAGCATGCGAACACGCTATTCAACGGCATGAAGCCACTGATCCGGCGTCTGTTCGCCGAGCCCAACCCCGTCGCCATCAAAGCGGCCCTCACATCGCTCGGATTGTGCTCGGAGACGGTTCGCCGACCGCTCATGCCGTGCTCGGCCGGGCTTCGCAAGGATATCGACGCGCAACTCGAAGTGACGATGGCGTTCTGA